One Sporomusaceae bacterium ACPt DNA window includes the following coding sequences:
- the gloA gene encoding Lactoylglutathione lyase: MKFKFAHNNLNVLDLDKSLAFYKQALQLEETRRKEMPDFTLVFLGDGHTPHKLELTWLKDRKEPYNLGDNEIHLAFTVDDFEKAHELHKAMGCICYENQAMGIYFIVDPDGYWLEIIPESR; this comes from the coding sequence TTGAAGTTTAAATTTGCCCATAACAATCTTAATGTATTGGATTTAGACAAAAGTCTGGCTTTTTACAAACAGGCATTGCAGTTGGAAGAAACGCGCCGTAAGGAAATGCCTGATTTTACGCTTGTTTTTCTCGGGGATGGCCATACCCCCCACAAGCTGGAACTGACATGGCTCAAAGATAGAAAAGAACCGTACAACCTGGGAGATAATGAAATTCATTTGGCTTTTACCGTGGATGATTTTGAGAAAGCCCACGAACTTCATAAAGCTATGGGCTGTATTTGTTATGAAAACCAAGCAATGGGGATATATTTTATTGTTGACCCGGATGGGTATTGGCTGGAAATTATTCCTGAATCCCGATAA
- the pgm gene encoding Phosphoglucomutase, producing MIHPLAGKKAPKSILVNIPRLISSYYVNHPDVSQPAQKVVFGTSGHRGSSLTYSFNEDHIYAITQAICCYRREHAINGPLFIGFDTHALSEPAFISAVEVLAANGVETLISKDGNYTPTPGISHAILTFNKGKTRGLADGIVITPSHNPPDNGGIKYNPPHGGPADTNITKWIADKANALLKNGNKEVKRMHYEKALKTDNVREYDFIMPYVNDLRHIIDMKVIKSAGLKLGADALGGAGLGYWTPIAEVYNIDIELINGYPDPAFSFMNVDSDGKIRMDCSSPYAMAGLIDLKDKYDLAFGNDPDFDRHGIVTRSAGLLNPNHYLAVAVAYLFQDRTGWRKDAAVGKTLVSSSMIDRVAGHLGKKLAEVPVGFKWFVDGLIDGSLGFGGEESAGASFLKKDGTVWTTDKDGIILCLLAAEITAKTGRDPGQHYQDLTGKFGAPVYERLDAPATAEQKAVLAKLSPEQVTADTLAGEKITAKLTKAPGNNTDIGGLKVATENGWFAARPSGTEEVYKIYAESFKGAAHLKQIQQEAKQIVSHAFAAAGVK from the coding sequence ATGATTCATCCCTTAGCAGGTAAAAAAGCTCCCAAGTCCATTTTGGTCAACATTCCGCGGCTCATTAGTTCATATTATGTTAATCATCCTGATGTCAGCCAACCTGCCCAAAAGGTTGTATTCGGCACTTCCGGGCATCGCGGCAGCTCGCTTACATATAGCTTTAATGAAGATCATATTTATGCCATTACCCAGGCAATTTGCTGCTACCGGCGGGAGCATGCCATAAACGGCCCCTTATTTATCGGTTTTGATACCCATGCGCTGTCTGAACCGGCATTTATATCGGCAGTGGAAGTACTGGCAGCCAACGGTGTGGAAACTTTGATATCCAAGGATGGGAATTATACTCCCACTCCCGGTATATCACATGCCATCTTGACTTTTAACAAAGGCAAAACCAGGGGACTTGCCGATGGTATTGTCATTACTCCGTCACATAACCCGCCCGATAACGGCGGCATCAAGTACAATCCTCCCCATGGCGGGCCGGCCGACACGAATATTACTAAATGGATCGCTGACAAAGCCAATGCATTGTTGAAAAACGGCAATAAAGAGGTAAAGCGCATGCATTATGAAAAGGCGCTAAAGACTGATAATGTGCGCGAGTACGACTTTATTATGCCTTATGTTAATGACCTGAGGCACATTATCGATATGAAAGTAATCAAGTCTGCCGGCCTGAAACTCGGCGCCGACGCTCTTGGGGGCGCCGGTCTGGGTTATTGGACGCCGATAGCCGAAGTCTACAATATTGATATTGAGTTAATAAACGGTTATCCCGACCCGGCTTTCAGCTTTATGAATGTGGACAGCGACGGTAAAATTCGTATGGATTGCTCATCACCTTATGCCATGGCCGGGCTCATCGACCTGAAAGATAAGTATGACCTGGCTTTTGGTAATGATCCGGATTTTGACCGTCATGGGATTGTCACCCGGAGTGCCGGGTTGCTCAATCCCAACCACTATCTGGCGGTGGCCGTTGCTTATTTGTTCCAGGACCGCACCGGCTGGCGCAAGGATGCTGCAGTCGGGAAAACACTGGTCAGTTCGTCAATGATAGACCGGGTTGCCGGCCACCTTGGCAAAAAGCTTGCTGAGGTTCCTGTCGGCTTTAAGTGGTTTGTCGACGGTTTAATTGACGGCTCGTTAGGGTTTGGCGGCGAAGAAAGCGCAGGCGCATCCTTCCTCAAGAAAGACGGTACAGTCTGGACTACCGATAAAGACGGTATTATCCTTTGTCTGCTGGCTGCGGAAATTACGGCAAAAACCGGGCGTGATCCCGGACAACATTATCAAGATTTAACGGGAAAATTTGGTGCGCCTGTTTATGAGCGGCTTGATGCACCGGCCACCGCTGAACAGAAAGCTGTTCTGGCGAAGCTTTCGCCGGAACAAGTAACCGCAGACACCCTTGCCGGTGAAAAGATTACTGCCAAACTTACTAAGGCGCCAGGCAACAATACCGACATCGGCGGTTTAAAGGTGGCTACTGAGAATGGCTGGTTTGCGGCGCGGCCTTCCGGTACGGAAGAAGTATATAAGATATATGCCGAAAGCTTCAAAGGAGCAGCCCATCTTAAACAGATTCAGCAAGAAGCCAAACAGATTGTTAGCCATGCCTTTGCAGCGGCCGGCGTCAAGTAG
- the xynR_3 gene encoding HTH-type transcriptional regulator XynR, translating to MPEKYLQSVDNALRILELFSDNVGELGVTEISRKLEIGRSTAHRLLTTLENRNFVEQNQTTGKYKLGIKIVNLGAHILGSLNVIKECRPFLEQVSKATGETCHLAFLSNGEDITFVDKVPGKNPAIMSSMVGLKMPAHVTGTGKAILAFLPENELERYFRKAQLKRYTPNTITDPQELRKYLEIVRQQGYSEDQQESDEGLTCFAAPVRDFTGKVIAAMSVSGAASRVNTRRDELVREIKKAAEQASRACGWSSNYEWK from the coding sequence ATGCCGGAAAAATATTTACAGTCAGTTGACAATGCATTAAGAATATTAGAGTTATTTTCAGATAATGTTGGTGAACTCGGGGTTACCGAAATCAGCCGCAAATTGGAGATAGGCAGAAGCACGGCCCACAGGTTGTTAACCACGTTGGAAAACCGCAATTTCGTTGAACAAAATCAAACTACCGGTAAATATAAGTTAGGAATTAAAATTGTAAATCTCGGGGCGCATATTCTTGGTAGTCTTAATGTTATCAAAGAATGTCGCCCGTTTCTTGAACAGGTCAGCAAGGCGACCGGGGAGACTTGCCACTTGGCTTTTCTTAGCAATGGGGAAGATATTACTTTTGTTGACAAAGTTCCCGGTAAAAATCCGGCCATTATGTCTTCCATGGTTGGTTTAAAAATGCCTGCCCATGTTACCGGTACCGGTAAGGCCATCCTGGCTTTTCTCCCGGAAAACGAACTTGAGCGTTATTTCCGCAAGGCGCAACTGAAACGCTATACTCCCAATACCATTACCGACCCCCAGGAACTTCGAAAGTATTTAGAAATCGTCAGGCAACAGGGGTATAGCGAAGACCAGCAGGAGTCTGACGAGGGTCTTACCTGCTTTGCGGCTCCTGTACGTGATTTTACCGGAAAAGTCATTGCTGCTATGAGTGTGTCAGGAGCTGCCAGCAGGGTAAATACACGCCGGGACGAGTTGGTTCGCGAAATAAAAAAAGCGGCGGAGCAAGCGTCGCGGGCCTGTGGCTGGTCTTCCAACTATGAATGGAAGTAA
- the tdcB_2 gene encoding L-threonine dehydratase catabolic TdcB has translation MGASEQQLTLPIIKEAWQRISPLVHKTPLQGCRTLKEITGKDVYLKLENIQKTGSFKIRGAVNKIYSLDTRKAMRGIICASAGNHAQGVAWAARACGIPATVVMPKHAPVTKVRATEAYGAKVVLQGSSYDDAYHFACQLQQEKGLVFIHAFDDIDVMAGQGTIALEIMAKKFDVDAIVAPIGGGGLLAGIAVAAKNHNPKIRVIGVQAAGASAMAESLSRGSIVSLPAVQTVADGIAVKRPGDLTFRYIQQYVDDVVLVDDDEIKNGILFMLERGKMATEGAGVAGVAALLANKINVESQNIAVVVSGGNLDPLLLSSIIRSKR, from the coding sequence ATGGGTGCATCTGAGCAACAATTGACACTGCCAATAATAAAAGAGGCATGGCAACGAATTAGTCCGTTGGTCCATAAAACCCCGCTGCAAGGTTGCCGGACCCTTAAAGAAATCACCGGGAAAGATGTCTATTTAAAGTTGGAGAATATCCAAAAAACAGGTTCTTTTAAAATACGGGGAGCTGTCAATAAAATATATAGTTTGGATACCCGAAAAGCCATGCGCGGTATAATCTGCGCATCGGCGGGCAACCATGCCCAGGGGGTTGCATGGGCAGCCAGGGCTTGCGGGATTCCGGCTACTGTTGTAATGCCCAAGCATGCTCCGGTTACCAAAGTCCGGGCCACTGAAGCTTATGGGGCCAAGGTTGTCCTGCAAGGCAGCAGTTATGATGATGCCTACCATTTTGCTTGCCAACTGCAGCAGGAAAAAGGTTTAGTCTTTATTCATGCTTTTGATGATATTGATGTTATGGCCGGACAAGGTACGATAGCTCTGGAGATTATGGCCAAAAAGTTTGATGTGGATGCCATAGTAGCGCCGATTGGCGGCGGCGGCCTGTTGGCAGGAATAGCGGTGGCGGCCAAAAATCACAATCCGAAAATCAGGGTTATTGGTGTTCAGGCAGCAGGAGCTTCCGCTATGGCCGAATCGTTATCCCGGGGAAGTATTGTAAGTTTACCGGCGGTGCAGACAGTTGCCGACGGTATTGCGGTAAAACGGCCAGGCGATTTGACATTCCGCTATATTCAACAATATGTAGATGATGTGGTTTTGGTAGACGATGACGAAATTAAGAACGGAATATTGTTTATGCTGGAGCGCGGCAAGATGGCGACCGAAGGAGCCGGGGTAGCCGGTGTTGCCGCATTATTGGCCAACAAAATAAATGTTGAGTCCCAAAATATTGCGGTTGTTGTAAGTGGCGGAAATCTTGATCCATTGTTGCTGTCCAGTATTATTAGATCAAAGCGTTAA
- the kinE gene encoding Sporulation kinase E, with protein MCPVNIMAQRENDSEAARMSRLDLISRIAIGVAHEIRNPLTVIKGYLQLVEKNPAYCTEELLSVVFQELYRIEDLITNFMLMARNKAIMKIPQNLNHILEKLYPQIRDYAVKHGIITELLLGDNVPLLDLNSEEMEQLVMNLVRNGIEAMRANSKLTVGTIGGPDSIILYVQDEGSGIPSEQIENIFDPFYTTKASNSGLGLAISLSIVERHQGKIEILSNVGVGTMIKVTFPVLGCLAG; from the coding sequence GTGTGCCCGGTAAATATTATGGCGCAAAGGGAGAATGATAGCGAAGCAGCCAGAATGTCCCGCTTAGATTTAATTAGCAGAATTGCTATTGGCGTAGCGCATGAAATAAGAAATCCCCTTACGGTTATTAAAGGATATTTACAGCTTGTAGAAAAAAATCCTGCATATTGCACAGAAGAATTATTAAGTGTTGTATTTCAGGAATTATACAGGATTGAAGACTTAATCACGAATTTTATGTTGATGGCCCGTAATAAAGCCATCATGAAAATTCCCCAAAACCTTAATCATATCCTCGAAAAACTTTATCCTCAGATCCGGGATTATGCAGTTAAGCATGGTATTATAACTGAACTATTACTGGGTGACAATGTACCGCTTCTTGATTTAAACTCAGAAGAGATGGAGCAATTGGTCATGAACTTGGTGCGTAATGGTATAGAAGCCATGCGGGCCAACAGCAAATTAACGGTTGGGACAATCGGAGGACCGGACAGTATAATTTTATATGTCCAAGATGAAGGCAGCGGCATACCATCCGAGCAAATAGAAAATATTTTTGACCCGTTTTATACCACAAAAGCCAGCAATAGCGGTCTGGGTCTGGCCATCAGTCTTAGTATTGTTGAGCGGCATCAAGGAAAAATAGAAATACTTTCCAATGTAGGGGTTGGAACTATGATCAAAGTTACGTTCCCTGTCTTGGGCTGCCTTGCCGGCTGA
- the pta_2 gene encoding Phosphate acetyltransferase — MFNDFEAVLLWLKKNNIRKKAAVAAAHDLDALTSVVAARREGILESVLVGHGDKIRNLLTELGEKVDSWEIIEEKDDAKAARITAGLVAEKKVDMPMKGLLQTSTFLKAVLDKNLGLIAENALISQATIFHYRQENRLVVVSDCAINVAPDYGKKLKIIQNAVELCHKIGIEKPKVAVVAPLEQINPDIQATGDAAMLTLANLRGQIKGCIVDGPLGFDNAVSIEAAQHKGIESKVAGSADILIMPDLASGNILDKSLRYFAGYQTAGVVAGARVPLIMTSRSDSAENKLNSIVMSVLQSL, encoded by the coding sequence GTGTTTAATGATTTTGAGGCAGTTTTACTTTGGCTTAAAAAAAATAATATCAGAAAAAAAGCGGCTGTGGCGGCGGCTCATGATTTAGATGCGCTGACCTCGGTGGTTGCTGCCCGGAGAGAAGGGATTCTTGAGTCTGTCCTGGTGGGCCATGGTGATAAAATCAGAAATTTATTGACAGAACTGGGCGAAAAAGTGGACAGCTGGGAAATTATCGAGGAAAAAGACGATGCCAAAGCCGCCCGGATTACCGCCGGATTGGTTGCCGAGAAGAAAGTAGATATGCCGATGAAAGGCCTGCTGCAAACCAGTACATTTTTGAAGGCGGTTTTGGATAAAAATTTGGGTTTGATTGCTGAGAATGCGCTGATCAGCCAGGCGACCATTTTTCATTACCGGCAAGAGAACCGCCTGGTGGTGGTCAGTGACTGCGCAATTAACGTTGCGCCGGATTACGGCAAGAAATTGAAGATTATCCAAAATGCTGTGGAATTATGCCATAAAATCGGGATTGAAAAACCGAAAGTGGCGGTGGTAGCTCCCCTGGAACAGATCAATCCCGATATTCAGGCCACCGGTGATGCGGCGATGCTGACACTGGCCAATCTCAGAGGACAGATTAAAGGCTGCATTGTAGATGGGCCGCTGGGTTTTGATAATGCCGTTTCGATTGAAGCTGCACAGCATAAAGGAATTGAAAGTAAAGTAGCCGGCAGTGCGGATATATTGATCATGCCTGATCTGGCTTCCGGCAACATTTTAGATAAGTCGCTGCGTTATTTCGCCGGTTACCAAACGGCCGGCGTGGTGGCCGGGGCCCGGGTGCCGCTCATTATGACTTCCAGAAGTGATTCGGCGGAAAACAAACTTAACTCGATCGTAATGTCTGTACTGCAATCTCTGTAA